The Deltaproteobacteria bacterium genome includes the window CAGGGTAATGAGAGATTAAAAAAATCAGATGTGTATACCGTGATGGATGGTTATATTTATGCAATAGTAAAGGTTTTAGATTTTATTGAAACAATTGAAAGGAGCAAATAAGTATGAGCAAGAAATTGATAGCTGTGCTTATAACCCTTGGGATTTTTGTCCTTTTAGTGCTGATAGCAGTTGGGACATTTGCAAGTAGTTATAACCGTTTGGTTACTCTGAATGAGAACATCAATAATTCATGGGCACAGGTTCAAACTGTTATGCAAAGACGTGCTGATTTAATCCCAAACCTTGTTAATACAGTTAAAGGCTATGCAAAACATGAGAAGGCAATATTCGATCATGTCGCAGATGCAACAGCCAAACTCGCCGGGGCAACAACACCAAAAGATAAATTTGCAGCAAACGACCAGCTTGACGGTGCCTTGAGCAGGTTACTTATGGTTGTACAAAATTACCCGAACCTTAAAGCAAATAAATCATTCAATCGTTTAATGGATGAGCTGGCCGGTACAGAAAATAGGATTGCGGTTGAAAGACGTAGA containing:
- a CDS encoding LemA family protein, translated to MSKKLIAVLITLGIFVLLVLIAVGTFASSYNRLVTLNENINNSWAQVQTVMQRRADLIPNLVNTVKGYAKHEKAIFDHVADATAKLAGATTPKDKFAANDQLDGALSRLLMVVQNYPNLKANKSFNRLMDELAGTENRIAVERRRYNNAVMAYNVAVKSFPTNIIAGMFGYAPKEVYFKATENANKVPTVKF